AGACCATTCATGAGCGGAACCGATGACCCGGACCTCGCTTCCGCGCCCTTGACATCTTACAACGATTGGAGGGATAATTGCTCCTCAGCCTTCCGGTGGGCGACGATGCTACCGCAGGAAGGGCAGCGGAAGGGGAAGCAGTTGCCCTCCACGAATATCGCCTGCTTCATCATGCCCTCCCAACCGCACGACGGGCAGTGAGCCACCTGGTCGCTCATCTGCCAGTCCTCGTTCATGAGGTTGCCCTCCTCATCCAGGACCCAGTGCCGTCCCTTGACATAGGACAGGCCGCAGATGGGGCACCTGATGTGCCGGCCTCGCTCTCGCTTCTCCAGCCATGCGAGAATCTCTTGGCACCTATAGCATTCCGCTGCCATAAGATAAAAAAGATATATTGTAGAAAATAAAAATATCTACCGCCGGACGATTATTGAGAATCATAACCGAGATATGCCGCTTCACTCTGAGTTCATCGATGAGGACGGAACCATCGGCGTTTCGGAAGATATGGTAATAAAGTACAATAATCGCGTGGTACCGGTAGCTGCCCTGTGAACACCAGGTTCCTCTCCCCCCGGGTCGGTGCCATAAGCGGGATCATCGGATCGGTGGCCTTTGCCGCCCTGTGGATGGCGGCTGCATACCAGGACGGCGATTGGGTTTTGGGAGGGATGACGCTAAGTGAGCTGGGGGACCGTTCCCGCTCCGGGGCCATGTTGTTCAACGGCGGAGTAATCATCGCCGGAGTCATGTCCCTGCTCTTCGCCGTAGGGCTGTACCGTTTGTTATCGACGAGCAAGCTGGGAAAGCTGGGGGCGGGGACGCTGGGGCTGGCTTCGGTCTTCCTTATCGGCATCGGCCTCTTCCCCATCGATACCGGGAGTCCTCATACCACGGCCAGCCTGGGGTTCTTCGTCCTGGGCGGAGCGGCCATGGCCCTGCTCATAGTCCCGGTGTGGAGAAGCCACGTGCTCAATCGCGGCGGGGGAGCGCTGACTGCCATCGTGTTGCTGACAGCGATCGCCGGAGTGATGACCCTGCCCCTGCCGGCCGCGGAGGCCCTGGCGGTCGGGTGCGTTCTGCTATGGACGGTGCTTATCAGCATCAGGATGCTGTGGCATCACCGAGCGCCATGATCACATCTTGCCGCGGTACCGGAAGGCGATGTTGCATCCCCCTTCCCGGGACACCATGCACGGACCCATGGGATACTTGGGAGTGCAGGCCTTGCCGAAGGCAGGACATTCGTATGACTCGATCAACCCTCTCAGCATCTCCCCGCAACGACAGCCCTTGTTCTCCTCCCTCACCGGGGGACGGGCTTCGAGGACGTCCTCATGCACCTTGCGCGCGTTGTGGGCGTCATACTCTTCTCTCAGGTCGAAGGCGCTCAGAGGAATCGAGGGAAAACCTCTCCAAGCCCGGTCGACCGGTTTAAACACCTGCTCCAGCAGCTTAATGGCCCGGGGGTTGCCCTCTTTCTTTACCAGCCGCCCGTACTCGTTCTCTACATCCGCCCGGCCCTCCTTGATCTGCTTGACCAGCATGTGCACCGACATCAGTAAATCCAGGGGCTCGAACCCGGCCACGACCTGGGGCACCTTATATTTGGTGGAGAACACTCGGTACGGCTCGACCCCGATGATCGCGCTCACGTGCCCCGGCTCGATGAGGCCATCGATCTTGAACTCCCCCATGTTGATGATGGCATGCAGCGCCGGGGGGAGCAAACGATGGCACGAGTATACTGAGAAGTTCTCCGGGAGCTTCTCCACCATGACCGCAGCGGTGGTGGGACTGGTGGTCTCGAATCCGATGCCCATGAACACCATGTCTTTGACCTCGGGGGCCATGCGCACGGCGTCCTCCACCGAGTACACCACCCGTACGTCCCGCCCTCGGGCCTTGGCATCACCGAGGGAACCGATGGGCGTGGGCACCTTTAGCATGTCCCCGAACACCGCGATGGTGCATCCAGCGTCGGCCAGGGCGATGGCATCGGCAACCTCCGCGGTGGTGGTGACGCATACCGGGCAACCCGGTCCCTGACGGATCTCTACCCCCACCTCCCTGAGCATCGGGTCCAAACCGAACCTGACCAGGGTATCCTGGTGGGTGCCACAGACGTGCATGAACCGTAGGTTCACGTCCTCCCTGCGAATTGCGTCCAGGATTCTATGCGCCGCTCCCTCGTCCCTAAGCCGGAACATCTTCTTCCACCACCTTGATAGACCGGACCATGCAGCTCTTGCCCTTGATGACCTCGACCCGGGAACCGCATGTCGGGCAGTTCAGGGTCGGCACGTTGGAGCTGTACATATCGTCCTGGTAATACTCCGCCTCACCCCGGTAGCCGCACGAGGGGCAGTGTACCTCCACTTTCTCGTGCTCGACCACCAGCTTGGCGCCCTCTAGGATGGTGCCTCGGGTCAGGATCTCGAAGGCGAAGCTGAGTTGGTCTTCACCCAGATAGGTGAGGTCCCCGATCGTCAGCAGGACCTCCTCCACCTTCTCGATGTTGTGACCCTTGAGCTCATCCAGGATGGCCTCCAGGATGCTGGTCATGACCCCGACCTCGTGCATCGTTTTGCCCAACGGAGGCCAACTAGATAAAGTGTACGCCAGATGCGTCCGGGCTCCCGGAGCGGGGGGTCGCGGAGGCTTGATATAACTCTCTGCGGATACGAAGCCGTTCCCTATGGCCAACGAGGAGCGGTCCCGCAAAGAGCTGACCCTGGAGTCGATCGTGGAGGGCAAGAAGATGGAGGCCTACGTGGAGCATCGCACCCGAGACATGCACTTCTGCACCATCTGCGGCGGGATCGGGTACAAGAAGCGGCCGATGAAATGCGTGGGGAACCGGTGGTTCTGCATGGATTGCATCCGGCAGCTCAGGGACCTCATGGACAATCTCGACAAGTGGGATGCCGAGGTCAAGCTGGAGAACGAACTGTCCAAAAAGATCGATGAGGGCCTGGGCCTTTAGTCCGCGGCATTCTGGAGATAGTGATCACATAACTCTCGGATGGGGCACAGCGCATGCCTCGGATGAAGGGGGGTGCAGACCTCCTGTCCGAATCGTACCATGAGCTCGTTGACCGTCCTCCACCGTTCCTGGGGCACAATGAGCTTGAGTTGCTCCTCGGTCCCCTCGGGGGTCGAGCTCTTCACCAGGCCGATGCGGTTTGATATGCGGTGGACGTGGATGTCCACGCAGATGGCGTCCTTGTAAAAAGCGTAGGCGAGAACGCAATTAGCCGTCTTTCTGCCCACCATGGGAAGGGCCATCAGACCGTCGATGTCGTCGGGCACCCGGTCCCCATGGTCCACATGGATGATACGGGAGATCTCCCGTATGGCCTTGGCCTTGCCTCGATGGAAATTGACCGTTCGGATGAGGCCGTCTACCTCATCCTCGCTCGCGGCCATTAGCTTTGCCGGCGTGTCATGGTGGGAGAACAACTTCTCCGATGCCAGGTAGGTACACTCGTCGCGGTTACGCTGGGACAGCACCGTGGCGATGAGCACGGTGAAGGGGGTCCGTTGCCACGACGGCTCCCGACCCAGGGCGGAGCCGGGCGAGGCCCGGTCCCGGGAGCGGCGTTCCAAGCGATCCAAGATCTCATTGATCGGTTTGCCTGCCATTCAGCCACCCATACGCTTCTCCGATAGTATATAACGAACCGGTGACCAGGACGGTCTCCCCTGGGGCTGCCAGCGCCACGGCCCGGTCCAGGGCTGCGGGGACGGCGGTGACCTCCTCCACCGACGGACAGTAACGGCGTAGGGCCCCAGCTACCGCGGCCGATGGGAGGGCTCGAGGAGTGTCCGGAGATGTGGCCACCGCGACCCTGGCCAGCGGGCCGAAGTTTGCTGCGATGCCTTGAAGATCCTTGTCGTCCAGGACGCCCATCACTAGCACGATGCCTTCCCCTACCAAACGCCGGACTTCGGAGGCCACCTCCCGGGCGCCGTCTGGAGTGTGGGTCACATCGAACATCATCGGCGGGGAGGCGGAGACCATCTCCATGCGCCCCGGCCATTTGACCTTGGCCAGACCATTGACGAAAGCCTCATCGGGAACGTATACTCCGCGCTTCATGAGCTCCGTCACCACGCCACAGGCCACCGCACAGTTACCTGCCTGGTACCTGCCGATGAGGGGCACTCTAACCGCCGCATCTATCTCCTCGACCCACACCTCGGTGCCTTCCAGGGTCGAGGACAGGGTCTCGAAGCCTACGTCCCGGCCGATGACCTTGAGAGATGATTTTCTTTCAACGGCTGTCCGGCGGAAGACATCCAGCACTCCCTCCTCCTGGTCGATGGTCACCACCGGAACCCCGGGTTTTATGATGCCCGCCTTTTCCCCGGCGATCGCCTCCACCGTCGTCCCCAGATACTTTGTATGCTCCAGGCCGATGCGGGTTATGGCACAGCAATCGGGGACGATGACGTTGGTGGCATCGAGGCGCCCGCCCATGCCCACCTCCACCACCGCCTCCTCCACCCCGAGGTCGGCGAAGTAAGCGAAGGCTATGCCGGTGGCGAGCTCGAAGAAGGTCAACCGCTGCTCCGGGGAGGAAGTACTCTCGGCGATGCCCCTGACCTCCTCGATGAGGCGGAGGAGCTGGGCCTCGGGGATGCATCTTCCATCCACGCTCATGCGCTCGCGGAAATCGACCAGATGGGGAGAGGTGTATAGCCCGGTGATATAGCCGGACTCTTGTAGGACAGCTGCGGTCATAGCGCTCACCGAACCTTTGCCGTTGCTCCCGGCGACATGCACCGAACGGAATCGGTGATGAGGGTCGCCCAGCTTGCTGAGCAGCCTGGAGATATTGTCCAGACCGAACTTGATGCCCATGGTCTCCCGGCCGTAGAGCCAGGAGAGCGCTTCTCCATAGTCCACGGCCGCCCATGGTCTATGCGGCTTAATTAGGTTGCCCCGGGGCGAGGGTGGCAAGGTACTCCTCCACTGTCAGCCTCTCTTTCCTGGCCTGGGCTTTAAGCACCTTCATGAAACCGGAGCCGTACTGGGCCGCTTTCTTCTCCCTCGAAGCGATCAGTTCCGCGTCGATCGAGCGGGCAGCCCGCCTCAAGGGCGCCTTCCTCTCACCGCCTGCGAACTTTTCCTCCACCGACATAGAGGCGGCGATCTTCCTCACAGCGGGGTCGAGGAACGGCCGCTCCACCTTTTTACCGTACCGCCGGGCGAGCGATTCCTCCAGCGGGATGACATCGGAGAGCATCTTGGTCAGGTCGTCGGCCATGGTCCGATGGGCCGCTTCCATGCTCATTTCCTGGTAGCGGGAGTACCCGCCGAACAGTTCATCCGCCCCCTGGCCGCTGATGAGGATTTCTTCCTCCGCCCGGGAAGCGATCATCTGCAAAGGAAGTTCGAAGGAGAGGGTGATGGGGTTCTTCACCCCGGTCGTGATCAGCAGTTCGCGGCACGCGGCAATGACTTCCTCCGTCGTCGTGACGAACGGCGTCCACAACAGATCAAGGTATCTCGCAGACTCCTCGCTCATAACCATATCATGGGAGCCTTTCATTCCTACGGTGTACAGATGGGGAGTTCCATGCCTCTTCGCCAGCGCGGCGAGGAAGCCGCTGTCCAGGCCCCCCGAGAACATGATGGCCACCGGCCCTTTAGTCATAATGCCTTCCACTGCCCCGTCCAGAGCCATTGCGAGCTCGTCCGACATGCTGAACACCGCTCCCCCTAACACGAAGGGAGATATGGAATCATCTCCAAGGGATTTATTAACGGCCTAGACCATCGCCTGGAGACTATGGACAAGGTGACCCGCATCGGGATATCTCTCGAACCGGAGCTGCTCAAGGAATTCGATGACCTGGTAACAGGGAAGGGGTACACCAACCGTTCGGAGGCGATCAGGGACATCATCCGTTTCGCCCTCACCGACGAGCGGTGGAAGGATAGCGAGGCCGACGTCGTGGGGACCATTACCATCGTCTACGATCATGGCAAGGGTACGGTCCAGGACCGCCTCATGGAGATCCAGCACGGCCACCATGCCAACATCGCCAGCACCATCCACATCCATCTGAGCACCGAGCAATGCCTGGAGGTGCTCATTGTGTGGGGAAAGGTCAAGGAGGTGCAGCACCTCGCGGACGAGGTGATCGCGGTCAAGGGGGTCAACTTCGGCAAGCTGACCATGACCTCAGGGTCCATCGACCGTGAGCACCATGAGGTCTGCCATCCTCACCACCACTAGGCCAGCGTAGCCGACCATTTTGCCCCCGGTAGCCAATGGGCATATTTTTTATACTCTGTGCCCTTTGGTCGATGGCCATGAGCAGGCTCATCATTTCCGAGAAGAGCGATGCCGCGGCGAGGATCGCGACGATCCTGTCCAGGGGCGGCTCGAAGAGGACCAGCGTGAACAAGGTGCCGGTCTTCCAGTTCGAAGATGAGAGCGGGCCTGTTCACGTCATAGGGCTGCGGGGGCACATCATCGAGCTCGACTATCCCGCAGCATTGAACGACTGGCGAGGGGTGGCTCTCGGCGAGCTTATCAAGGCCGAACCGGAGAAGCGCATCACCGCCCACAACATCGTGTCCACACTCCGCGACATCTCCAAGGACGTCAACGAGGTCGTCATCGCCACCGACTTTGACCGCGAAGGGGAGCTCATCGGTCTGGAAACGGCCAGATTGTTGGACCTCGACGGCAAGAAGGTCGGAAGGGCGCGGTTCAGCGCTTTCACCCGGCAGGAGATCGACACCGCCTTCGGTTCGCTGACCCTACCGGACGAGCAGCTCGCCGACTCCGCTGAATGCCGGCAGAAGATCGACCTGGCATGGGGCGCGGTTCTCACCCGGTTCATCTCCCTGGCCTCCAGCCAGGGAGGCAGCAACTTCCTTTCCGTCGGCCGGGTGCAAAGCCCGACCCTCGCCCTTGTGGTCGCCCGACACAAGGCCATCGAAGAGTTCGTGCCCAAGCCCTATTGGAACGTCAGCGCCCGGTTCGAGAAGGGGGCCGAGTTCAACGGCCATCATGTGAACAACCCCTTCCACGATGAGGCCAAGGCCTTGGAGGCGCTCACCGCCTGCAAGGGGCAGGAGAAGGGCAAGGTCACAAAGTATGAGCGGAACGAGAAGGACGAGTACCCGCTGCCGCCGTTCAACACCACCATGCTTCTGATGGAGGCGAACAAGCTGGGCTTCACCGCTGCCCGGGCTATGAAGATCGCCGAGGACCTCTACACCGCCGGCTACATCTCCTATCCCAGGACGGACAACACCGTCTATCCGACCTCGTTAGGGCTCAGGCGCATCCTGGAAA
This genomic stretch from Methanomassiliicoccus sp. harbors:
- a CDS encoding DUF998 domain-containing protein, whose product is MNTRFLSPRVGAISGIIGSVAFAALWMAAAYQDGDWVLGGMTLSELGDRSRSGAMLFNGGVIIAGVMSLLFAVGLYRLLSTSKLGKLGAGTLGLASVFLIGIGLFPIDTGSPHTTASLGFFVLGGAAMALLIVPVWRSHVLNRGGGALTAIVLLTAIAGVMTLPLPAAEALAVGCVLLWTVLISIRMLWHHRAP
- the hypD gene encoding hydrogenase formation protein HypD → MFRLRDEGAAHRILDAIRREDVNLRFMHVCGTHQDTLVRFGLDPMLREVGVEIRQGPGCPVCVTTTAEVADAIALADAGCTIAVFGDMLKVPTPIGSLGDAKARGRDVRVVYSVEDAVRMAPEVKDMVFMGIGFETTSPTTAAVMVEKLPENFSVYSCHRLLPPALHAIINMGEFKIDGLIEPGHVSAIIGVEPYRVFSTKYKVPQVVAGFEPLDLLMSVHMLVKQIKEGRADVENEYGRLVKKEGNPRAIKLLEQVFKPVDRAWRGFPSIPLSAFDLREEYDAHNARKVHEDVLEARPPVREENKGCRCGEMLRGLIESYECPAFGKACTPKYPMGPCMVSREGGCNIAFRYRGKM
- the hypA gene encoding hydrogenase maturation nickel metallochaperone HypA, which translates into the protein MHEVGVMTSILEAILDELKGHNIEKVEEVLLTIGDLTYLGEDQLSFAFEILTRGTILEGAKLVVEHEKVEVHCPSCGYRGEAEYYQDDMYSSNVPTLNCPTCGSRVEVIKGKSCMVRSIKVVEEDVPA
- the nth gene encoding endonuclease III, with amino-acid sequence MAGKPINEILDRLERRSRDRASPGSALGREPSWQRTPFTVLIATVLSQRNRDECTYLASEKLFSHHDTPAKLMAASEDEVDGLIRTVNFHRGKAKAIREISRIIHVDHGDRVPDDIDGLMALPMVGRKTANCVLAYAFYKDAICVDIHVHRISNRIGLVKSSTPEGTEEQLKLIVPQERWRTVNELMVRFGQEVCTPLHPRHALCPIRELCDHYLQNAAD
- a CDS encoding folylpolyglutamate synthase/dihydrofolate synthase family protein gives rise to the protein MDYGEALSWLYGRETMGIKFGLDNISRLLSKLGDPHHRFRSVHVAGSNGKGSVSAMTAAVLQESGYITGLYTSPHLVDFRERMSVDGRCIPEAQLLRLIEEVRGIAESTSSPEQRLTFFELATGIAFAYFADLGVEEAVVEVGMGGRLDATNVIVPDCCAITRIGLEHTKYLGTTVEAIAGEKAGIIKPGVPVVTIDQEEGVLDVFRRTAVERKSSLKVIGRDVGFETLSSTLEGTEVWVEEIDAAVRVPLIGRYQAGNCAVACGVVTELMKRGVYVPDEAFVNGLAKVKWPGRMEMVSASPPMMFDVTHTPDGAREVASEVRRLVGEGIVLVMGVLDDKDLQGIAANFGPLARVAVATSPDTPRALPSAAVAGALRRYCPSVEEVTAVPAALDRAVALAAPGETVLVTGSLYTIGEAYGWLNGRQTDQ
- a CDS encoding asparagine synthase-related protein, giving the protein MLGGAVFSMSDELAMALDGAVEGIMTKGPVAIMFSGGLDSGFLAALAKRHGTPHLYTVGMKGSHDMVMSEESARYLDLLWTPFVTTTEEVIAACRELLITTGVKNPITLSFELPLQMIASRAEEEILISGQGADELFGGYSRYQEMSMEAAHRTMADDLTKMLSDVIPLEESLARRYGKKVERPFLDPAVRKIAASMSVEEKFAGGERKAPLRRAARSIDAELIASREKKAAQYGSGFMKVLKAQARKERLTVEEYLATLAPGQPN
- the nikR gene encoding nickel-responsive transcriptional regulator NikR, translated to MDKVTRIGISLEPELLKEFDDLVTGKGYTNRSEAIRDIIRFALTDERWKDSEADVVGTITIVYDHGKGTVQDRLMEIQHGHHANIASTIHIHLSTEQCLEVLIVWGKVKEVQHLADEVIAVKGVNFGKLTMTSGSIDREHHEVCHPHHH